agggacatgctaaaactgtcttgggaTCTGCAACGAAagtaatcagaagaaaataggaggagtaggagaaattccaatttccctccccatataCAAAGCGGGGAAATAAGGTAACACTGCTTGTCAGTGGCCAGtaccgaatatttttttattagtgtaGGGCACTTTATTTCATACATTCAATAAACTATATTAAATAGCCCTCTAGCAGCTGTACTTGCCTAGTAAGATACGTTCTTCTCGTGCATGAAGTATcaagtaatgatgatgatgaataaggTATTAAATTAAGGCTGACCACTTTAAACTTTAGATAGGCCTTATCTTTTTACGTTTATAGGCATTTTAGTCGCACCCGTTTACCTCTAGTGAAACTACGGCTTCGAGTAATGATCTGATTAATTTCTGCCTCAGTGACGCATTCAGATGGAAACGGGCCCATAGAACATTAATATAGCGCTGGGGCCCTTTTGTTTCACTCTAGTCTCAAGTTAAAGACTAAGCTTCAACAGAAACCTATTTTTGAGTTTTTGTAACTAACTAGAAACGTTAACAACATTTTGGAGATTCAGCCTCCGAACCATGTCGGACAGCGGTGAGAAAGACTGACGTTGGAGCGCAGGACCCCCAAGCGCAGGGCCCGGCCCGTAGCAGTGCCACTCATGCTGTATGGTTAATCCGACCCTGTCAATTCTAttaattaagtaggtactgtGGTTTTTAAATTGCTTCTTGCATCCTAAATAACCCGGGTCCATTTTCCGAATTTATTGACTTGAGTGAAACTTTCTACGGAGGATTAAGTTACAATACAATCATTTAGTTCCAATTCCTTTTGGAGTCGCTGGGCAACGACACGGCTATAACTCTTAAAGTCAATTTTAGCTCCGTTGTGGTGAGGGtcatcatctaccgaccttcgagaaggaagagttctggccgattggagtcgtctacaggaggttccgaggacgacttccgaacacgtcgcgccccacgtcgcagacaatacgtgtttagtgcttagtgttagttttggtataaatgtaatgtatgttagtctataaggtataatatataatacatgTATATAGGCCaagatatttaaatacttaaataaaaaaaaataagtgaaatAATGTTTGTACGGAGGATTAAGTTACAAACATACAATACAAACATTTAGATCCAATTCTTTTTGGAGTCGCTGGGCAACGACACGGCTATTAACTCTTAGAAATATTTGCACTAAGCCGCATGGGGTTGATGATTGCGGCAGTATCAAATTCCTTAAAATGCTACCGGGATCTAATGTTCTATTGATACCTGATATGTTAAGGCTGTAGCGATTTATCAATATCAGGGACGGTGCTATACGAAACGTATACATCCAGTAACGTATGGTTCCTTTTAAACTTTcattaagaaaataaaagtaagaGCCAAGATAAATAAGAAAAGGTAGTAAGAATCTAGAATTAGACCAGTAGTTATGTTTAGGGAGTTTTTACATTACACGACGACCCCTTTGACGGAGTGGTTTAGAGTGGTTGAGACGCAAGGATCGCAGGATTCATCGATCGATCTCTTAGGgtaaagccaaacgagcgtaattttgtgagtcgtgagtcgcagaatttcggttggcagaaattctgctgtttgttcagtttcatagaaaattcCCACAACATTCACACGAACGTAATTATGTGAGTTATGATTACttagtatgaaaaataatttacgcgactgaaattctgcgactcacgagtcacgactcacaaaattacgctcgcgagtaagggtgaagccaaaaaGCTTCACCCTTACTTAACTTTTCGAGTCATCAAAATAATATGAGATTTTGCTAAAAGCTCATTCCACAATGAGAGAAGACAAGAAACATACCTAATTTCAGGATATTATAGGATTAGGTACTaaagagaaaaatatttttaactggtTCTACCTCGCATACATCGACCACTGATCTGGTGTGTGCTTTTTGGATCACATTCTAAATCATAAAGGTAATCCTCTTAAGCCTTAATCGCCAGCGCACTGCACGCGTGCGCACGCGCAgactagtaattaatatttatttaattatttattattatttaattagtaaCAATGATTAAGTGTTTAGTTTTATTAAGTTTGGGTAAgtttgtattaaattttaattttttatagaaatgaCTATTCGTTATTTTGAAAGCCTATTagaattttaaactttttaaatttagtagCAGGTAATAGGTTGATGGTACACTGGAAACCACACAAGaatgtaacaattattataatatattattatttaagtttacTTTTACATCATTTGCTATTTTCTATAAATGGTATTATCTTTAATAGAGATGTACGGGATGTAACGAAACtaagttacaataataatttggggTGTGgctaattttttttgtgatttgtgatgggcaagcgccccaacgtcatgaatttgtccattataaaagttaaaaaaaagttactcttacagcgctgctactttcacagttaactctataaAGGGGACTCGTACAAGTCCTAAAGTATTTCACTtcactttgttttttttcatCACTTGATTTTCCTGGGCCAAGATCTATCTTAGATATCCTATCTCGTAGTCTACTGTTTGTGACGTATTTTATCAATTTCCTGTCTCATTCACTACAAACAAATAGTAGCAGTACCTATAGATAAATATTCATTTCAGTGCTGGTGGTCCTCTCTCAGCGCCCCCAGGACTTCGCAGTCTACCACCTGCTGCACTTGACACATGACCCTCCGCTACATCCCGCGCTCGCGAGCCCCCCGACCACCCGGTTCAGCTGCGCCGGCCGACAGAGGGGGTACTACGCTGACGTGGAGTCTGGCTGCCAGGTATAGTCTGCTTGTGGAGGCAGTGTACCACCTGCTGCACCTGACACATGGCCCCCCCGCTGCATCCCGCGCTCGCGAGCCCCCCGCCCACCCGGTTCAGCTGCGCCGGCCGACAGTAGATATAGCGTGAGCGTAGCACCCCCGCGCTACTACGCTGACGTGAAGTCTGGCTGCCAGGTATAGTGCTGTCTCCCAGCTCTCCAGGACTTTGCAGTCTTAACTTGCTGCACCTGACACATAGCTACAGTTCAGTTTAGCAGGGCCACTACCAAGAATGTTTTTTTCTACGGAAGGAGAGTCAAGTGACAGATCAATGAAGACTTACTACTGAAAGGCTTCAAAGGGACGCGgataacactttttttttatgaaataagggggcaaacgagcaaacgggtcacctgatggaaagcaacttccgtcgcccatggacactcggagcatcagaagagctgcaagtgcgttgccggccttttaagagggaatagggtaatagaggagggtagggaagggaagggaataggcgagggtagggaaaggaatagggtaggggattgggcctccggtaaactcactcactcggcgaaacacagcgcaagcgctgtttcacgccggctttctgtgagaacgtggtatttctccggtcgagccggcccattcgtgccgaagcatgactctcctacgtatattttgtatttgaaaGGCAATAATATGCTTGTTTGTTCCACCGTAGGGTCAAAActacatacaattttaatataatgtgTGCATAATGCAAAATTTTGCACTTGGTGGAAAACATAGGCCAAAATCTAactaatttcaatattttacgTATTTAGGTTGTatttaaaatagttatttttaatatacttactgtatTGGCTTGTGGGAAGGCAGGCTGGCTGTCGTTTAATGCAGAAATTTTGATTTCCAGGCATACCACTTCTGCTGGCGCCAGCAACTCGTCAGCACGGATCTCTGTTCTAATGGAACTCTCTTTAACGAACAATTTCAAGTAAGCGAtgactttaatttttataagtaggtatataaaaaatcaaaaatcaatgCCACTTCTCGTTGATAgtttataactcaagaacgggcCCACCAAATCAAACCAAATGTTTAGATAGGTGGGCCCGTTGGTccgaaatgcatctacgcgtcgcgttgcggtttgaattgacccttaatgaAATACTCTTTATTTTCAGGTGTGCGACCACTTTTACAACGTCCGTTGTGGATCTCCCTATGAAG
This genomic window from Aricia agestis chromosome 2, ilAriAges1.1, whole genome shotgun sequence contains:
- the LOC121736300 gene encoding U-scoloptoxin(01)-Er1a-like, translating into MSDSVLVVLSQRPQDFAVYHLLHLTHDPPLHPALASPPTTRFSCAGRQRGYYADVESGCQAYHFCWRQQLVSTDLCSNGTLFNEQFQVCDHFYNVRCGSPYEDL